A genomic region of Synechococcus sp. NOUM97013 contains the following coding sequences:
- the accD gene encoding acetyl-CoA carboxylase, carboxyltransferase subunit beta: MSLFDWFADRRKGQSVVKVNQEPEDGDGLWSKCPECGQVVYRKDLLANASVCSNCGYHHRIFSAERIAVIADEGSFEALDEGLTPTDPLGFKDRRAYADRLRETQAGTGLRDGVITGLCRVNDIPMALAVMDFRFMGGSMGSVVGEKITRLIEIATAERLPLLIVCASGGARMQEGMLSLMQMAKISGALERHREAGVLYMPLLTHPTTGGVTASFAMLGDLILAEPKALIGFAGRRVIEQTLREKLPDNFQTAEYLQDHGFVDTIVPRTQLKSTLTSLLKLHGCRPAVTAQP; this comes from the coding sequence TTGAGTCTGTTCGACTGGTTCGCTGACCGCCGCAAGGGTCAGTCCGTGGTCAAGGTCAACCAAGAACCGGAAGACGGCGACGGGCTGTGGAGCAAATGTCCTGAATGCGGACAGGTTGTATATCGCAAGGACTTGTTGGCCAATGCCAGCGTCTGCAGCAACTGCGGCTACCACCACCGCATCTTCAGTGCGGAACGCATTGCGGTGATTGCCGATGAAGGCAGTTTCGAAGCTCTTGATGAAGGTCTCACCCCCACCGACCCACTGGGCTTCAAAGACCGTCGCGCCTACGCCGATCGCCTGAGAGAGACGCAGGCCGGAACGGGCTTGCGTGATGGTGTCATCACCGGCCTGTGTCGGGTCAACGACATCCCCATGGCTCTCGCCGTGATGGATTTCCGCTTCATGGGCGGATCCATGGGTTCGGTCGTTGGCGAGAAGATCACGCGCCTGATCGAAATCGCCACTGCCGAACGCCTTCCTCTGCTGATCGTGTGTGCCTCCGGTGGGGCCCGCATGCAGGAAGGCATGCTCAGCCTGATGCAGATGGCGAAAATTTCAGGAGCTCTCGAGCGTCATCGTGAGGCCGGCGTCCTTTACATGCCTCTGCTCACCCATCCGACCACCGGTGGTGTCACCGCCAGTTTCGCCATGCTTGGAGATCTGATCCTTGCCGAGCCGAAGGCGTTGATCGGTTTCGCCGGGCGGCGGGTGATCGAGCAAACGCTGCGAGAGAAGCTGCCAGACAATTTTCAGACAGCTGAGTATCTCCAGGATCACGGTTTCGTCGACACGATCGTTCCCCGAACGCAGCTGAAATCCACCCTGACCTCCCTGCTCAAGCTGCACGGTTGTCGACCTGCGGTGACTGCTCAGCCGTGA
- a CDS encoding Gfo/Idh/MocA family protein, protein MPFSPSSSTPIGVAIAGLGFGEAVHLPALAANPALEAVALWHPRQERLDAACASSGLKGHTDWDALLADPAVDAVIIATPPQPRHPLALQALQAGKHLLLEKPVALDAQQVAELQREAIQRRLSVAVDFEYRAVPLFQQAARLLQDGAVGTPWLVKMDWLMSSRANPNRAWSWYSQADQGGGVIGALGTHAFDTLAWLVGPVQQLQTITRTAIAERPDAQGQLRTVDADDIALINAELSTHQGGTVAAQIALASVARNGRGCWLEIYGSEGTLVLGSDNQKDYVHGFSLTLHRDGESTRSIQADEDLRFATTWSDGRVAPVSRLQGWWAESIARGNPMVPGLAEGLISQQACDRALQIAGTSA, encoded by the coding sequence ATGCCTTTCAGCCCGTCATCCAGCACTCCCATCGGGGTGGCGATCGCCGGGCTTGGCTTCGGCGAAGCCGTTCACCTGCCAGCACTGGCCGCCAATCCCGCTCTCGAAGCCGTCGCTCTGTGGCATCCGCGCCAAGAACGCCTGGATGCGGCCTGTGCCAGTTCAGGACTCAAGGGCCACACCGACTGGGACGCGCTGCTGGCCGATCCAGCCGTTGACGCGGTGATCATCGCCACACCACCGCAGCCGCGTCATCCGCTGGCTCTACAAGCCCTGCAAGCGGGAAAGCACCTGCTGCTGGAAAAACCCGTGGCCTTGGATGCTCAACAGGTGGCGGAGCTTCAACGGGAAGCGATCCAACGCCGTTTAAGCGTTGCCGTTGATTTTGAATACCGAGCGGTTCCCCTCTTTCAACAGGCGGCACGCCTGCTGCAAGACGGAGCTGTGGGAACGCCGTGGTTGGTGAAAATGGATTGGCTGATGAGCAGCCGTGCCAACCCCAATCGTGCCTGGAGCTGGTACTCCCAGGCTGATCAGGGTGGTGGTGTGATCGGAGCACTGGGAACGCATGCCTTCGACACCCTGGCCTGGTTGGTGGGGCCGGTTCAACAGCTGCAAACCATCACGCGCACGGCCATCGCTGAGCGACCGGATGCACAGGGCCAACTGCGTACCGTCGATGCTGATGACATTGCACTGATCAACGCCGAGCTGTCGACCCATCAGGGCGGAACGGTGGCGGCACAAATTGCCTTGGCATCCGTGGCACGCAACGGTCGTGGTTGCTGGCTCGAGATCTATGGATCCGAAGGAACGCTCGTGCTCGGCAGTGACAACCAGAAGGATTACGTGCACGGCTTCTCGCTCACCTTGCATCGCGACGGCGAATCAACACGCAGCATCCAGGCCGATGAGGATCTCCGTTTTGCCACGACATGGAGCGACGGACGCGTCGCTCCCGTCTCCCGACTGCAGGGCTGGTGGGCCGAAAGCATCGCTCGCGGCAATCCCATGGTTCCGGGACTGGCCGAAGGCCTGATCAGCCAGCAAGCCTGTGATCGCGCACTTCAGATTGCAGGAACCAGCGCCTGA
- a CDS encoding phosphoribulokinase, giving the protein MSKRHPVVAVTGSSGAGTSTVKRAFEHIFARENITPAVVEGDSYHRFERMAMKEAMADALAKGENFSHFGPEANLFDKLEELFRVYGETGGGQKRYYLHSVEEAAEHNARLGVNLEPGQFTPWEEIPGGTDVLFYEGLHGGVKGDSYDVAALADLLVGVVPITNLEWIQKIHRDNAERGYSAEAIVDTILRRMPDYINHICPQFSQTDINFQRVPTVDTSNPFICRNIPSPDESFVIIHFRKGAREKWGIDFTYLLSMIHDSFMSSPTSIVVNGGKMGFAMELILTPIIHRMIEEKNKLA; this is encoded by the coding sequence ATGTCGAAACGCCATCCCGTTGTCGCCGTTACTGGTTCTTCCGGTGCCGGTACCAGCACCGTGAAACGGGCTTTCGAGCACATCTTCGCTCGTGAGAACATCACCCCCGCCGTGGTCGAAGGCGACAGCTACCACCGCTTCGAGCGGATGGCCATGAAAGAGGCAATGGCTGACGCTCTTGCCAAGGGTGAGAACTTCTCCCATTTCGGCCCCGAAGCCAACCTCTTCGACAAGCTCGAAGAGCTGTTCCGCGTCTACGGCGAAACCGGTGGTGGCCAGAAGCGCTACTACCTGCACAGCGTTGAAGAGGCTGCAGAGCACAACGCCCGTTTGGGTGTGAATCTCGAGCCTGGACAGTTCACCCCCTGGGAAGAGATCCCCGGTGGTACTGACGTGCTGTTCTACGAGGGCCTGCACGGCGGTGTGAAGGGCGACAGCTACGACGTGGCTGCCCTGGCCGACCTGCTGGTGGGTGTGGTGCCCATCACCAACCTCGAGTGGATTCAGAAGATCCATCGCGACAACGCCGAACGTGGATATTCAGCGGAAGCGATCGTGGACACGATCCTGCGTCGCATGCCGGATTACATCAATCACATCTGCCCGCAGTTCAGTCAGACCGACATCAATTTCCAGCGTGTTCCCACGGTGGACACCTCTAACCCCTTCATCTGCCGGAACATCCCGTCTCCGGATGAAAGCTTCGTGATCATCCACTTCCGCAAGGGTGCCCGCGAAAAGTGGGGGATTGATTTCACCTACCTGCTGAGCATGATCCACGATTCCTTCATGTCCAGCCCCACCAGCATCGTTGTGAATGGCGGAAAGATGGGATTCGCCATGGAACTGATTCTCACTCCGATCATTCACCGCATGATCGAAGAGAAAAACAAGCTGGCTTGA
- a CDS encoding A24 family peptidase, whose product MTATLVLILLLGGACVGSFINVVVWRLPREESVVWPGSHCPHCGHCIRWHDNLPVLGWMILRGRCRDCHQPIAGRYPLVEAFTAGIWLSAGWAVGLDAPSAAGLPATLTLGTGVVLASLLLPLVLIDIDHLWLPEPLCRTGVILGWLATALMVTATVLPASTLLHHLIAAAAGLVILESLSALAERLVGQPALGLGDAKLAAMAGAWLGLAGLGMAMGIAVMTGALFGSIGRISGRLKPKQPFPFGPFIALGIWLVWLTGPQWWWQNWLMLLQF is encoded by the coding sequence GTGACCGCAACACTCGTACTGATCCTGCTTCTAGGCGGTGCCTGTGTGGGGAGTTTCATCAATGTGGTCGTCTGGCGCTTGCCCCGAGAAGAGTCGGTGGTGTGGCCCGGCAGTCATTGCCCCCATTGCGGCCATTGCATTCGCTGGCACGACAATCTGCCTGTGCTGGGCTGGATGATCCTGCGCGGTCGCTGCCGCGATTGCCATCAGCCCATTGCTGGCCGTTACCCGCTGGTGGAGGCATTCACGGCGGGCATTTGGCTCAGCGCCGGCTGGGCCGTGGGCCTTGATGCACCCAGTGCAGCCGGACTGCCGGCGACCTTGACCCTGGGCACCGGCGTGGTGCTGGCCAGCCTGCTGCTGCCGCTGGTGCTGATCGATATCGATCACCTCTGGCTGCCGGAACCGCTCTGCCGCACTGGCGTGATTCTTGGTTGGCTTGCCACGGCGTTGATGGTGACAGCCACAGTGCTCCCCGCATCCACCCTGCTCCATCACCTGATTGCAGCCGCAGCGGGTTTGGTGATTCTTGAGTCCCTCAGCGCTCTGGCTGAGCGCCTGGTAGGCCAACCGGCCCTCGGACTGGGTGACGCCAAACTCGCTGCGATGGCAGGGGCCTGGCTTGGGCTGGCAGGGCTTGGCATGGCCATGGGCATCGCCGTGATGACGGGTGCCCTGTTTGGCAGCATCGGCAGAATCAGCGGGCGCTTGAAGCCGAAACAACCCTTTCCCTTCGGACCATTCATCGCTCTGGGGATCTGGTTGGTCTGGCTGACGGGTCCTCAGTGGTGGTGGCAGAACTGGCTGATGCTTCTCCAGTTCTGA
- the fba gene encoding class II fructose-bisphosphate aldolase (catalyzes the reversible aldol condensation of dihydroxyacetonephosphate and glyceraldehyde 3-phosphate in the Calvin cycle, glycolysis, and/or gluconeogenesis): MALVPLRLLLDHAAENGYGIPAFNVNNLEQVQSIMEAAYETDSPVILQASRGARTYAGENFLRHLILAAVETYPDIPVVMHQDHGNSPATCFGAAANGFTSVMMDGSLEADAKTPASYDYNVNVTKEVVDVAHAIGVSVEGELGCLGSLETGKGEAEDGHGFEGELSKDQLLTDPAEAADFVAKTKVDALAIAIGTSHGAYKFTRKPTGEVLAISRIAEIHKAIPNTHLVMHGSSSVPQEWLEMINKYGGAIPETYGVPVEEIQEGIRNGVRKVNIDTDNRLAFTAAVREAAMADPANFDPRHFNKPARKYMKQVCLDRYQQFWAAGNASKIKQRDINYYAGLYAKGELDPKTAVAA, from the coding sequence ATGGCGCTCGTTCCGCTTCGGCTCCTGCTCGACCACGCCGCCGAGAACGGCTACGGCATTCCTGCGTTCAACGTGAACAACCTGGAGCAGGTCCAGTCGATCATGGAAGCGGCCTACGAGACCGACAGCCCTGTGATCCTGCAGGCCTCCCGTGGTGCTCGCACCTATGCCGGTGAGAACTTCCTGCGCCACCTGATCCTGGCCGCGGTTGAGACCTACCCGGACATCCCTGTGGTGATGCACCAGGACCACGGCAACAGCCCTGCCACCTGCTTCGGTGCTGCTGCCAACGGCTTCACTTCCGTGATGATGGACGGCTCCCTCGAGGCCGACGCCAAGACCCCTGCTAGCTACGACTACAACGTCAACGTCACCAAGGAAGTGGTGGATGTGGCCCACGCCATTGGCGTGAGCGTTGAAGGTGAGCTGGGTTGCCTGGGCTCCCTGGAAACCGGCAAGGGTGAAGCTGAAGACGGCCACGGTTTCGAGGGCGAGCTGTCCAAAGACCAGCTGCTCACCGACCCCGCTGAGGCTGCCGACTTCGTCGCCAAGACCAAGGTTGATGCTCTGGCCATTGCCATCGGCACCAGCCACGGCGCCTACAAGTTCACCCGCAAGCCCACCGGCGAAGTGCTCGCCATCAGCCGGATCGCTGAAATCCACAAAGCCATCCCCAACACCCACCTGGTGATGCACGGCTCCTCCTCCGTTCCCCAGGAATGGCTGGAAATGATCAACAAGTACGGCGGTGCCATTCCTGAGACCTACGGCGTTCCCGTCGAAGAAATCCAGGAAGGCATCCGCAACGGTGTGCGCAAGGTGAACATCGACACCGACAACCGTCTGGCTTTCACCGCCGCAGTGCGCGAGGCCGCCATGGCTGATCCTGCCAACTTCGACCCCCGCCACTTCAACAAGCCGGCTCGGAAGTACATGAAGCAGGTCTGCCTGGATCGCTACCAGCAATTTTGGGCTGCTGGCAACGCCAGCAAGATCAAGCAGCGTGACATCAACTACTACGCCGGTCTGTACGCCAAGGGCGAACTGGACCCCAAGACTGCTGTTGCTGCCTGA
- a CDS encoding CARDB domain-containing protein, translating into MQLTLVADLTIANTVSDLIQGDVREHLPLERIPLKGDVLGLGTTTSIDNGELTFLQDSVSTSAIWRCVAHDGSIIRLTPGDGSGHFPYVCFTRDATSLRRPVTLDALGPIENRPLQTLVAEAIAQGQRSGMLEIAPIYGVRMLTHWHELVITVASKLCMGQQRRNMKVATSEAGASRAGQSIYDMLQHYRLSPLPPENNIDPIRYLGRAMHWDCCGFFDTEPELGRVTVPQPGAHLHLHGCSTDLAYGGHLHHEHASTRLKQLERLWLYPLQSVSSLGSDMAIENLSYDNGSVHFRVVNSGEMDVSDVGVAVVINDRYSTRRYIRIPWLSAGDDEEFTLPLPLPTGKQVITVIADPEEIVIEAENHRGNNRMDLDVQIP; encoded by the coding sequence ATGCAACTGACTCTCGTGGCCGATCTCACCATTGCGAACACGGTGTCTGACCTGATTCAGGGGGATGTGCGCGAGCATCTCCCGTTGGAACGGATTCCGCTGAAAGGCGACGTGCTGGGTCTTGGCACCACGACCAGCATCGACAACGGGGAGCTGACCTTTCTGCAGGACAGCGTTTCGACATCTGCCATTTGGCGTTGTGTCGCCCACGACGGCAGCATCATCCGGCTTACTCCAGGTGATGGAAGTGGTCACTTCCCGTATGTGTGCTTCACAAGGGATGCAACTAGCCTGCGTCGCCCCGTGACGCTTGATGCGCTGGGCCCCATCGAGAACAGGCCTCTCCAAACTCTGGTGGCTGAGGCGATTGCGCAAGGACAGCGCTCCGGGATGCTTGAGATAGCTCCCATCTACGGGGTGCGGATGTTGACCCACTGGCATGAATTGGTGATCACCGTGGCCTCCAAGCTCTGCATGGGGCAGCAGCGGCGCAACATGAAAGTTGCCACCAGTGAAGCGGGGGCTTCAAGGGCAGGTCAAAGCATCTACGACATGTTGCAGCACTATCGACTCTCGCCACTTCCACCCGAAAACAATATCGATCCAATCCGTTATCTGGGACGTGCAATGCACTGGGATTGCTGTGGTTTTTTTGACACCGAACCTGAGCTAGGACGCGTCACAGTTCCGCAGCCAGGTGCGCATTTGCACCTCCATGGATGCAGCACCGATCTGGCTTACGGAGGACATCTTCATCATGAACATGCGTCCACTCGACTCAAGCAATTGGAGCGGCTTTGGTTGTATCCACTCCAGTCCGTCAGTTCCCTCGGAAGCGATATGGCCATTGAAAACTTGAGTTATGACAATGGATCCGTTCATTTTCGCGTTGTGAATTCAGGCGAGATGGATGTGAGTGATGTCGGTGTAGCCGTTGTTATTAATGACCGGTACAGCACACGTCGTTACATCCGGATCCCCTGGTTGAGTGCAGGTGATGATGAGGAATTCACCTTGCCATTGCCCCTTCCAACGGGAAAACAGGTGATCACAGTGATCGCAGACCCCGAGGAGATCGTGATCGAAGCGGAGAACCATCGCGGCAATAATCGAATGGATTTGGATGTCCAGATTCCATGA
- the leuB gene encoding 3-isopropylmalate dehydrogenase, with amino-acid sequence MRQHRVVLLPGDGIGPEITAVARRLLDAVSQRHGFTLSFEEHPMGGAAIDATGEPLPDSTLAACRGADAVLLAAIGSPRFDTLPREKRPESGLLALRAGMKLFANLRPVKIVPALIDASTLRPEVIEGVDLMVVRELTGGIYFGQPKGRVEADGEERGFNTMTYASSEVDRIAKVAFDLAKERRGQLCSVDKANVLDVSQLWRDRVDRMAPQYSGVDVSHMYVDNAAMQLVRAPRQFDVLLTGNLFGDILSDEAAMLTGSIGMLPSASLGSDGPGLFEPVHGSAPDIAGQDKANPMAMVLSAAMMLRIGLKEAEAATALEQAVDQVLASGFRTGDLMADGCTALGCEAMGEALLKALAS; translated from the coding sequence ATGCGTCAGCATCGCGTCGTTCTGCTGCCTGGTGACGGCATCGGACCGGAAATCACAGCAGTGGCCCGCCGTCTCCTGGATGCGGTGAGCCAACGCCACGGATTCACCCTCAGTTTTGAGGAGCATCCGATGGGGGGTGCGGCGATTGATGCCACCGGGGAGCCTCTTCCTGACAGCACCCTGGCCGCCTGTCGTGGGGCAGACGCCGTTCTGCTGGCTGCCATTGGCAGCCCACGTTTCGACACCCTTCCCAGAGAGAAGCGTCCGGAAAGCGGACTGCTGGCCCTGCGAGCAGGCATGAAATTGTTTGCCAATCTGCGGCCGGTGAAGATCGTTCCCGCCTTGATCGATGCCAGCACGCTGCGCCCGGAGGTGATCGAAGGCGTGGATCTGATGGTGGTGCGTGAACTGACCGGTGGGATCTACTTCGGACAACCGAAAGGCCGTGTTGAAGCCGATGGGGAAGAGCGCGGGTTCAACACGATGACCTACGCGAGTTCCGAAGTGGATCGCATCGCCAAAGTGGCCTTTGATCTGGCCAAGGAGCGCCGAGGCCAGCTGTGTTCAGTTGACAAGGCCAATGTGCTTGATGTCAGCCAGTTGTGGCGGGATCGGGTCGACAGGATGGCTCCGCAATACAGCGGTGTGGACGTCAGCCACATGTATGTCGACAACGCGGCCATGCAACTGGTGCGCGCTCCGCGTCAATTCGATGTGTTGCTCACCGGCAATCTGTTCGGCGACATCCTCAGCGACGAAGCAGCCATGCTCACGGGCTCCATCGGCATGCTGCCGTCTGCGTCCCTTGGCTCTGATGGCCCGGGCCTGTTCGAACCGGTTCACGGTTCTGCCCCGGACATCGCCGGTCAGGACAAGGCCAACCCGATGGCCATGGTGCTCTCTGCCGCGATGATGCTGCGCATTGGCCTGAAGGAAGCCGAGGCTGCCACCGCCCTTGAACAGGCCGTCGACCAGGTGCTGGCGTCGGGATTCCGGACCGGAGACCTGATGGCGGACGGATGCACTGCGCTCGGCTGTGAAGCCATGGGTGAAGCCCTGCTGAAGGCTCTGGCTTCGTAA